In Candidatus Neomarinimicrobiota bacterium, a genomic segment contains:
- the aroC gene encoding chorismate synthase: MLQHLRFLTAGESHGKGLSGILEGFPAGVPLSEEAIAVELLRRKKGHGRGGRMKIEQDHAEILSGLRHGKTLGSPIALWIQNRDWENWQDEIMSHTEPDGVVSEVTLPRPGHADLAGVQKFGFTDIRNVLERSSARETAMRVALGAVCRAFLKELGIEIASHVIQIGPEKAPSAPITELTELNIWADRSAVRCLDKIVTQRMTDHIDETRHQGDSVGGVFEVLASGLPVGLGTYTHWDRKLDARVAAAMMSINAIKSVNIGDGLNVAAVPGSAVHDEIIKEGNTLRRTTNHAGGIEGGMSNGEMIRIQVSMKPIPTLARPLRSVDIQTREPGVAHKERTDACAVPAASIIGEAMLALVLTDAILEKFGGDSLEQIRTHIAATGV, from the coding sequence ATGTTACAGCACTTAAGATTTCTAACTGCCGGTGAATCCCATGGGAAAGGACTTTCCGGAATTCTGGAAGGCTTCCCAGCAGGAGTACCCCTCTCTGAAGAAGCCATTGCTGTGGAGTTGCTCCGACGAAAAAAGGGGCACGGTCGTGGTGGTCGCATGAAGATCGAGCAGGATCATGCTGAAATTCTCAGCGGTCTGCGCCATGGGAAAACGTTGGGTTCTCCTATCGCGCTTTGGATTCAAAACCGTGACTGGGAAAACTGGCAGGATGAGATCATGTCCCATACTGAACCTGACGGTGTCGTTTCTGAAGTTACCTTACCGCGACCAGGTCACGCAGATCTGGCTGGTGTCCAAAAATTTGGCTTCACAGATATCCGTAATGTTCTGGAACGTTCCTCCGCACGCGAAACAGCCATGCGCGTTGCTCTGGGGGCGGTTTGTCGTGCCTTTCTCAAGGAATTGGGAATTGAGATCGCCAGCCATGTCATCCAGATTGGTCCTGAAAAAGCGCCTTCTGCGCCTATCACAGAGCTAACTGAATTAAACATTTGGGCTGACAGATCAGCGGTCCGTTGTTTGGACAAAATTGTCACCCAACGAATGACCGATCATATTGATGAGACCCGCCATCAGGGCGATTCAGTCGGTGGTGTGTTTGAAGTGCTGGCTTCAGGTCTTCCCGTTGGTTTGGGCACCTACACCCATTGGGATCGTAAACTGGATGCCCGTGTGGCCGCTGCCATGATGTCCATTAACGCTATAAAATCAGTGAACATTGGTGATGGTCTTAATGTGGCAGCAGTACCAGGCTCCGCTGTTCATGACGAGATCATTAAAGAAGGTAACACACTTAGGCGGACCACTAATCATGCTGGTGGAATCGAAGGCGGGATGTCCAATGGTGAAATGATTCGGATCCAGGTCAGCATGAAACCGATCCCGACTCTGGCGCGTCCCCTGCGCTCGGTAGATATACAGACTCGTGAGCCAGGTGTGGCTCACAAAGAGCGGACAGATGCCTGTGCTGTTCCGGCTGCCTCGATAATTGGTGAAGCCATGTTGGCTCTGGTTCTCACCGATGCCATTCTGGAAAAATTTGGCGGTGATTCTCTAGAACAGATCAGAACCCATATTGCGGCAACCGGGGTATGA
- a CDS encoding shikimate kinase → MVMPSGVRCIYLIGLMGAGKSTVGKFLATILNWQFVDLDHEIEVLTGLDISSIFEKQGEAHFRTYESQLLEKTSDLKDAIVACGGGVVTQEQNLKFLQDKTVVWLDLSPAEAAARLEHSPNRPLLNGCQDTLVQLNEILLARRDAYTRAARVRISSGGVLPEVLATDIVHQLVELYA, encoded by the coding sequence ATGGTTATGCCATCAGGTGTCAGATGTATTTATTTGATTGGACTCATGGGTGCCGGGAAAAGTACGGTTGGCAAATTTTTAGCCACGATCTTAAACTGGCAGTTTGTTGATCTGGATCATGAGATCGAGGTGTTGACCGGGTTGGATATCTCCAGTATTTTTGAAAAACAGGGTGAAGCGCATTTTCGTACTTATGAGTCACAGCTATTAGAAAAAACCAGTGACCTTAAAGATGCCATTGTTGCCTGTGGAGGGGGAGTGGTCACACAGGAACAGAATCTGAAATTTCTCCAGGATAAAACAGTGGTTTGGCTGGATCTCTCGCCGGCTGAAGCAGCAGCACGACTGGAGCATTCTCCTAATCGTCCTCTGCTGAATGGGTGTCAGGATACCTTAGTGCAACTCAATGAAATTCTGCTGGCACGTCGGGATGCCTATACCAGAGCTGCCAGGGTTCGTATTAGCAGCGGGGGTGTTTTGCCAGAGGTGCTTGCCACAGACATTGTACATCAATTGGTAGAGCTGTATGCCTGA